CGTGGACTTGGATCTCGACCTGTTCCACTCTTTCCGACAGCTCTCCATGGAGACGGTCGACTTGGTTGGAGAGGACCTCCTGCCCCTCTTGCAGGGCGTCGGTCTTTCCTTCGACTCGATCCATCTTCTTGGCGAGCTCCTCGCGGCCTGCTCGGGATTCGTCGGTCAGACCTTGGACCGTGGTCGCGAGTTGATCCAAGCGTTGCAAGATTTCTTGAGACATGGGTTCCTTCCTCAGATTCTTCGTCCGCAGTCCCGGGGTGAACTGGATCACGGTATCGGATCGCCGTCGATTCGGACAGGGTAAGTTGGTTTTCGGTCGGCTTGCTGTTCCTGGGCGTTGTTTATGCGTCGTCATCAGGCGGCCCTCTGGGCTGGATCGGCGCACTTTCGAGACGTATCGCAGTCTTCCAGCAGAGCCAGGAGCTGCAGGACGGCAGCGCTTTGAATCTCCAGCAGGGTGAGGGTGGTGGCCACCGGCAGCCAGCCCGCATCGGCGGCCTGGTCGATGGCCTCGCCGGCCTGCTCCAAGAGTGTCAGGCCCTGGCGCCAGAGACGCTGACGGCGGGCGGCGGTGGCGCTGGCACAGCCGTCGAGGAGGCTGTCGGTGGCGGCGCAGGGAATCCGGCGCAGCCGCTCCACCAGCTGTGGATCGGCCTCACGGGGGAAGCCATGGGTGGCGTGGTGGGCGGCCAGCACTAGCTCTTCTGCGCGCCGGTAACCGTCGAGTTCGCTTTGGGAGATCATTGGTTGCTCCTTTCGGTCCAGAGTTAGATGTGAGAGCTGTCTCTGGGGAAGAGGACGCAAAACTGCTCCGCGATCTGGCACCTTCCAGGAGAAAATTTGGGAGCCTGATGCCAAAATGCCGCACCGCAGCGTGGGCGATGCGTGTCAGATAGGCCTTTGTTGCACCAAATACACGCCGTTGGCAGAATTTTCCTCCATTCTCCAACGGGTGGTGAACCCTGGCGGAAGGGTGGACGAGCTCTGCGGCGAGAAAAGTTCTCCCGCGGCGGAAAGGGCGTCGAAGACCTTTCTCAAATGGTCCAAGTCGAATGTGGAGAATGGTTTGGGGCGAGATGCCCAGGCGTTGAAGAAGTCCCGCGGGAGAGCCTGAATCGAGTTTGGAAGAGAAATTTCTGCCGCTCGGGGGAGGGCTGGCACAGGGTGTGCATTATAAGTGGGCAATCGGGCGCAAAGCCCAATGTAGTGCCTACCAAGCAATGACGCACTCTCACGAGTTTCGTCATCCCGCATCAACGGCCTACCCCAACGACCTACCGAAAAATCCTACCTGTCGGCCACCCCCATTTCGGGGTGGCCCCGCCGTGTCTGGAATATCTACAAAACGCCGGCGGTCGGGCTGCTTGGACGCGACCAACGGGGGCGGGAGTGGCCTAAGGGTGAGGGGAAAGGGTGAGGGGAAACTTGGCACCTCGCGATGTCAGCCCGGCACCTCATTCATGGCGCCGCACTACGTGCTTCCGGACTCTGATTTGGAGCTTGGACCTCTTGGTGGGGCCGAGACCTGGCGGGATTGGCTGAGACGGGCGGTGAGACGGAGGGGGACTCAGGAAGGTTGGCACGAGGTCTGCATGAAGGATGGGCAACACGGGCCGAAAACGGTCCGACGTAGTGCCTACCGATTCAGTGGTGGCTGTTCGCAGATTCACCACCCCGCATCAACGGCCTACCCCACAGACCTACCTAAATAGCCTACCTGTCGGCCGCCCCGATTTCGGGGTGGCCCCGCCGTGTTTTGAAAAGAAGTTGTAAAGAGAGTGTAGCAGCGGCCTATGCTCAGCGCCAGGCCTTTTCTCCATTTTCTTCGAGATTCCTGCCGAACTGGCCATAGGAATCGCCGCCGGATCTGCTATAACGGCACTATGTCCGACCGCAAATACCGTCAGCGCGGGTATCAGGATTCCGGTGACGACTCTCGGCGAGAGCGCCGCAAGCCTTCCGGACCGCGCCCGTCGCCCACCGATCGCCCCCGGGGCCGGGGCCTCGGAGCTCCCAAAACCGAGGTCTTCCGCTGCCATAGCTGTGGCGAGAAACAGTCCCCGCCGGGGGTGCAGCAATTCGAAGAGCAGTGCCGGAAGTGCGGTACCGCTCTGCACAGCTGTGTGCATTGCGTCTATTTCGACACCTCGGCCCGTCACGAATGCCGCCAGCCGGTGAAGGAGCCGGTGCGCAGCAAGACCAAGGCCAACCAATGCGAGCTCTTCGAGCCCAAGGTGGCGCAGGAATTCGGCGCCGACAGTGCCGATCAGAGCGACGCCCGATCCGCCTTCGACGCCCTGTTCAAGCTCTGATTCCGGCCCTGTTCAGATTCTGACCCCGGTTTTCGCCGGGATTCTCGCCGGGCTCAGTGGTGACAGAGGGTACGGCCGGGGTCGGGACAGGGCCCGGCGCCGCAGGGTCCACCGTCGGCGAAGTAGAACGGCTCGGTGCTCCGTTCCTCCGGCGCCAGCTGATCGAGGCTGTGGGCGTCGTAAAGGCGCCCATCAAGCACCACGTAGCGCACCGAGTCGCTATTCTCGATCTCCTCCAGAGGATCCTCCTCCAGAATCATCAAATCCGCCAGCTTGCCCACCTCGATGGAGCCCAGATCGCGCTCCATGCCCAGATACTCGGCACCGCCGAGGGTGGCCACCCGCAGAGCTTCCAGGGGCTCCATGCCCCCTTGTACGAGCATCCAAATCTCCCAGTGGGAACCCAGGCCCTCGCGCTGGCCATGGGCGCCGATCTGGACTCCCACTCCCTCCTCGTGGAGCTGATTCGCCACCGCGGCGTTGAAGAAGTGACCGTATTCCTCCGCCGGCGCCACCATGCGCCGCCGGGAGCGGGCGTCGAGACGGGCGCGGGGGACGAAGGAGGAGAGGAGCGGGTGCTTCCACACCTCGTCCCGGGCGTAGAAGTAATTCTCCCCCCAGATGCCGCCGTAGCCCACCACCAGGGTCGGGGTGTAGGCGACCCGGGTGGCGCTCCACAGCTGCTCGACGTCGTCGTAGATGGCCGGCACGGGGATCGAGTGCTCGATGCCGGTGTGGCCGTCGGCGACCATGGTCATGTTGTGTTGGAAGAGCGAGCCGCCTTCGGGCATCACCAGCATGCCCCGCTCCCGGGCCGCCACCAGCAGTTGCTGGCGCTGGTCCCGGCGCGGCTGGTTGTAGCTCTTGATGCTGAAGGCGCCCACCGCTTCCAGGCGCCGCAGATGGGAACGGGCGTCCTCTAGGTCATCCACCTCCGCGGTGAAAGCGGTGGTGGCGCCGTAGAGGATGGTGCCGGTGGAGAAGATGCGCGGCGCCAGGATCTCCCCGGCGCGGGCCATCTCGGCGGCGGCGAAGATCTCCGAGGTGTCGTTGGACGGGTCGTGGAGGGTGGTGACGCCGAAGGCGAGGGTGGCGTAGTTGTACCAATTCTGCTGCGGGACGATCTCGTCCTGGGCCTGGTCGCCGTGCCAGTGGACGTCGACGATGCCCGGCAGCACGGTGTGGCCGGTGACGTCCACCTGCCGCGCGCCGGCGGGGATGGAGATCTCGTCCCGGGAGCCGACGGCGGTGATGCGGTTGCCCTCCACGACCACCACGCCGTCCTCCAGGATCTCGTCACCGTCCATGGTCACCACCCGGCCGCCCACCAGGGCCAGACTGCCGGCGGGCACCGGCGCCGTCACCTCGAAGCCCAGGTCGATACCCTGCTCCGGCGGCTGGGGCAGCTCGTCCTCGTCGGCGACCACCGCGGGGAAGAGCTCCGGGAGAGGCTGGGTGAAGAGCTCCGGGCCGAGGCTCCAATGGAGGCTCTTGGCGTCGCCGGCCCAATGCAGATGGTCGCCGGCGTCCCGGGACACCTGGCGGGTGGGGAAGTCCTCACTCTCGGGGCCGACCTCCCGCGGTCCACCCACCGCCGGCAGCGGGGTGACGTAGGCGTTGAAGCGCTCGGTGAAGGCGAGCCAGCGGCCGTCCGGGGAGACCCGGAAGCGGCTCGCCCATTCGCTGGTAGCGAGCACCCGGTCTTCGTGTCCCTGGAGGTCCACCGCCACCAGGGTGCGCTGGTTCTCCTCACCGCTACGGCGCAGGAAGACGCGATCCGAACGAGCACCGAAGTGGGGCTCGACGCCGTCGCTGGTGATGCGCTCGGCCTTGCCGCCGGCGAAGGGCATCTGGTAGACGCCGGGATCGAGGGTCCCCCGGGAGTCGAGAACCCAGCCGCCGTCGAGCTTGCGGAAGACGATGGTCTCGCCGTCCGGGGAGATCACCGGCTCGGCGTAGCGGCCGGCGAGCTCGGTGACCACCCGGCCGCTGCCGCCGCCGGCGGACACCACCCGCACCTGCCCCAGCTCCTGATCGTCCCAGGTGGTGTAGACGATCCATCGGCCGTCACGGCTGAAGGAGGGATAGAGCTCGAAGTGCTCGCTCTGGGAGGTCAGGCGCCGGGCCTCGCCGTCCGGGAGGTCGCGGATCCACAAGTAGCCCAGGGCCTGGAAGACCGCCCGGTCGCCGGCGGGGGCCACCTCCACCCAGCGCAGCATGCGGGTGTGGAAGGACTCCGGTGCCGCCTCCTGCTCGAAGCGCAGGGCCTCGGCGACGGTGTGGGTGGTGCGGACGCGGAAGGGGATCTCTTGGGCGTTTCCGCCGTCGGCGGAGATGCGGTGCAGCTTGCCGCCGGCCCAGAACACCAAGGAGCCACCGTCGGGAGTCCAGGCGAAGGTGGGGTAGACGCCGTGGATGGCCCAGGTCTCCTGCATGTCCCGCTCCAGAGCGTCGTAGATGGGGCGCACCGAGCCGTCCTCGAGATCGAGGATGTGGAGCACCGACTGCGCCCGCACCCGGCGCACGAAGGCCAGGTGACGGCCGTCCGGGGAGGGAGTGGGGCGGACGGCGCCGCCGGGACCGGTGAGCAGGCGCTCGGTCTCGCCGGTCTCCCGGTCCAGGCGCAGGATGGCGTAGATCTCGCCGTTGGGGTCCTTGTTGTATTCGAAGAGCTGCCCCGCGGTGACGTCGCGGCTGTAGTAGAGGTAGCGGCCGTCGGGGGAGAAGACGGGTTCGCCGAGGTCTTTCTGATCGTTGGGCTTGGCCACCATCTGCACGCCGTCGCCGCCGCTCCGATGGTAGAGCCAGATCTCGCCGGCGCCCAGGGAGCGGGTCTTGGTGAAATGCTTGCGCGCCGCCAGGAACTCCCCGTCGGGGCTCCACGCCGGGCTGTTGAGGAGGCGGAAATCCTCGTCCGTCACCGCCGACATTTCGCCACTCTCCCGATCCATCAGCCAGATGTTGTCGCCGCCGGCGCGGTCGCTGGTGAAAGCGATGAAGCGCCCGTCGGGGCTGTAGCGGGGCTGCATATCCCAGGCCAGGCCCTGGGTCAGGGGCGTCGCCTCTCCGCCGCTGATGGGTATGGTGAAGAGATCTCCCAGCAGGTCGAAGACGATCTCCTCGCCGTCGGGGCTGACGTCCAGGGACATCCAGGTGCCCTCGTCGACGTCCAGCTCGACACCGTAGGTGGGTAGCGGCGGGGCGTCGACGTTCCACTGCGGAGCCTCGTCTTGGTCTTCTGAGGGCTCCTGGGCCAGGGCGGGTTGGGGGAGCACCAGAAGCAAGGCTGCGATGGCGAGGAGCAATCGCAGGGCCAGGCCCGGGGAGGCTCCGGAGACGAGTTGAGAGGGGATTGGGGCGGCGATCTCGGCGTAGGGCCTTGGGGCTGGTCTCACGGTTTCGTCTCCTGGTCTCGGATGGGGGCGTCGTGGGTCTCGGTGGGCTTCGGTGCCCGGTCTTCGGTTGCTGGGGGCTTGGGACGGTTCTCGTCGTCCAGGGCGAGGCTGAGCTGCGGCTCCGGGGGAGCGGTGCGCAGCAGGAACTCCTCCGCCAGCAGCTCATAAGCACCGGCGCCGGTGGAGCTCGGCTCGTGCTGGAAGATGGTCATGCCGAATCCCGGAGCCTCCGCCAGCTTGACGTTGACCCGGACCTCGACGCCGAAGACCTGCTCGCCGTAGTCCTGGCGAATTTCTTCGACATACTCGCGGGTGATCCGCACCCGATAATCCACCTGGGTGAGCAACAATCCCACCAGCCGGCTCCGCCCCTGGGTGCGGTACCGTGCCCGGTCCACCGCGGCGAGGAAATTGCTCAGGCCGTCGAGGACCAGGAATTGCGGCGTCAGCAGCACCAGATGATTGTCCGACACCGCCAGCGCCGCGTTGGACAGCAGGGTCAGCCCCGCTGGACAGTCCATGAAGATATGGTCGTAG
The DNA window shown above is from Acidobacteriota bacterium and carries:
- a CDS encoding amidohydrolase family protein, with translation MRPAPRPYAEIAAPIPSQLVSGASPGLALRLLLAIAALLLVLPQPALAQEPSEDQDEAPQWNVDAPPLPTYGVELDVDEGTWMSLDVSPDGEEIVFDLLGDLFTIPISGGEATPLTQGLAWDMQPRYSPDGRFIAFTSDRAGGDNIWLMDRESGEMSAVTDEDFRLLNSPAWSPDGEFLAARKHFTKTRSLGAGEIWLYHRSGGDGVQMVAKPNDQKDLGEPVFSPDGRYLYYSRDVTAGQLFEYNKDPNGEIYAILRLDRETGETERLLTGPGGAVRPTPSPDGRHLAFVRRVRAQSVLHILDLEDGSVRPIYDALERDMQETWAIHGVYPTFAWTPDGGSLVFWAGGKLHRISADGGNAQEIPFRVRTTHTVAEALRFEQEAAPESFHTRMLRWVEVAPAGDRAVFQALGYLWIRDLPDGEARRLTSQSEHFELYPSFSRDGRWIVYTTWDDQELGQVRVVSAGGGSGRVVTELAGRYAEPVISPDGETIVFRKLDGGWVLDSRGTLDPGVYQMPFAGGKAERITSDGVEPHFGARSDRVFLRRSGEENQRTLVAVDLQGHEDRVLATSEWASRFRVSPDGRWLAFTERFNAYVTPLPAVGGPREVGPESEDFPTRQVSRDAGDHLHWAGDAKSLHWSLGPELFTQPLPELFPAVVADEDELPQPPEQGIDLGFEVTAPVPAGSLALVGGRVVTMDGDEILEDGVVVVEGNRITAVGSRDEISIPAGARQVDVTGHTVLPGIVDVHWHGDQAQDEIVPQQNWYNYATLAFGVTTLHDPSNDTSEIFAAAEMARAGEILAPRIFSTGTILYGATTAFTAEVDDLEDARSHLRRLEAVGAFSIKSYNQPRRDQRQQLLVAARERGMLVMPEGGSLFQHNMTMVADGHTGIEHSIPVPAIYDDVEQLWSATRVAYTPTLVVGYGGIWGENYFYARDEVWKHPLLSSFVPRARLDARSRRRMVAPAEEYGHFFNAAVANQLHEEGVGVQIGAHGQREGLGSHWEIWMLVQGGMEPLEALRVATLGGAEYLGMERDLGSIEVGKLADLMILEEDPLEEIENSDSVRYVVLDGRLYDAHSLDQLAPEERSTEPFYFADGGPCGAGPCPDPGRTLCHH
- a CDS encoding ParA family protein, which encodes MITALISRKGGVGKTTSAVNLSAALAARGRRVLLMDLDAQSSASLSLGLTRPELPPSAADVIHGRVKMEEAIRTTSVPNLDLLTGSVDLISLDRDLGYSRQREQCLQRPLEQIEGRYDHIFMDCPAGLTLLSNAALAVSDNHLVLLTPQFLVLDGLSNFLAAVDRARYRTQGRSRLVGLLLTQVDYRVRITREYVEEIRQDYGEQVFGVEVRVNVKLAEAPGFGMTIFQHEPSSTGAGAYELLAEEFLLRTAPPEPQLSLALDDENRPKPPATEDRAPKPTETHDAPIRDQETKP